The Nitrospirota bacterium genome has a segment encoding these proteins:
- a CDS encoding TSUP family transporter, translating into MGDDVFYVLVGLVAGMLSGLIGIGGGIVIVPALVLLFGFSQHQAQGTTLALMVPPIGLPAAWTYYKHGSVNFEAALLVCLGFFLGGFFGAKLATGLPNVILERLFGLAMLAIALKMLFAR; encoded by the coding sequence ATGGGCGACGATGTGTTCTACGTATTGGTAGGCCTGGTGGCGGGCATGCTGAGCGGGCTCATCGGCATAGGAGGAGGGATCGTGATCGTCCCCGCATTGGTCCTGCTGTTCGGCTTCTCGCAGCACCAGGCTCAAGGGACGACCTTGGCCCTCATGGTGCCGCCGATCGGACTTCCGGCGGCATGGACCTATTACAAACACGGCTCCGTCAACTTCGAGGCTGCCCTGCTCGTGTGCCTCGGCTTCTTCCTGGGCGGTTTCTTCGGAGCCAAGCTTGCGACCGGATTGCCCAACGTCATTCTCGAACGGCTGTTCGGCTTGGCCATGCTCGCGATCGCGCTGAAGATGCTCTTCGCGCGGTGA
- a CDS encoding cytochrome c: MKIQKLVMGIGVLLVAGSWSLALTIAGNPENGRLIYERLCLRCHGEALDGKGPAARSLSVPPADFHAYSSRVKDDFELLLTIQRGRTFTEMHQWEDKLTDKEIRDVVAYIRSAIPGVKP; this comes from the coding sequence GTGAAAATCCAGAAGCTCGTCATGGGGATTGGCGTCCTGCTCGTGGCCGGTTCGTGGAGTCTGGCCCTGACGATCGCCGGCAATCCCGAGAACGGCCGTCTGATTTACGAGCGGCTCTGTCTTCGCTGCCACGGCGAGGCGCTCGACGGGAAAGGACCGGCAGCGAGATCGCTCAGCGTGCCGCCCGCGGACTTTCACGCCTACTCCTCTCGAGTGAAAGACGATTTCGAGCTGCTGCTGACGATCCAGCGGGGCAGAACGTTCACGGAGATGCACCAATGGGAGGACAAGTTGACGGACAAGGAGATCCGCGACGTCGTCGCCTACATCCGCAGCGCGATCCCCGGTGTCAAGCCATAA
- a CDS encoding PAS domain S-box protein codes for MTTASLSSESNKLYRRLPLLILAIGLMAVLSGVLALRYLQTRMIGTAGEGLALAASDIADKLSHELFERYTGLQIFARTAETYMHDRSALTAYLETVRRVYPVYLWLAVADATGTIIASTDPASVGKDRSRQPWFQFASGEAQVYVGEVSSSPDAGKSRVVSIAAPITDRPGRFAGAVVAHVGIAALEDTAVRSLRSFQAMKGYYGRLEYELLTSSGEVFVDSLKRGEESLNLKHLGLPSAELLSAGKPGYVSEMHLRRHVPVLTGYAQTEGYGRFPGLKWGILIRLDERDVLSPIRKVQRVLALVAALVFVPVLGFLLWTSARLRREGAQAQEQHARAQEAEQRIRDIVEHSTNLFYSHTPDHVLTYLSPQARTYLGYDPAEARIRWTEFLTDNPCNQKGVELTQRAIDTGQAQPPYELELKTKDGRVICVEVHEAPVVRDGKTVAVVGSLTDITERKKAEAALQEANARLSALISSSPLAIAVLNPDGRVGLWNPAAEAMFGWTRDEIIGRSLPIVPPGRMEEHLALRSRTLKGEAITGIELVRQKKSGASITISLSTAPLRDSNGTITGILGIMTDVTQAKQLEHHARRLEHMALLGQLMGGIAHEIKNPLFVLTGSMQLLNDRLANKEYADLRGDLDRMDEAAKRMMQSIQRFLTLARPAPPAQEVCAVQAILQQTLDFLRHEFLTNQVSVEANLTPDLPSIESDPRLLQEVFLNLVVNAVQAMREAHGKGKLTASPRPRVPASDHAGHGDTEKGRRSDIDHWIEVRIQDDGPGVAPEHRDKLFEPFFTTKPPGIGTGLGLWTVRSNLTTLGGAVTFETEVGQGTTFIVRLPLVREQTRGWGGHGGAVSENRRRDTAKG; via the coding sequence ATGACCACTGCTTCATTATCATCCGAGAGCAACAAGCTGTACCGGCGCCTGCCTCTGCTGATCCTCGCCATCGGTCTCATGGCGGTGCTCAGCGGCGTTCTCGCTTTGCGCTACCTCCAAACCAGGATGATCGGCACGGCCGGCGAGGGGCTGGCCCTGGCCGCCTCGGACATCGCAGACAAACTCAGCCACGAACTCTTCGAACGATACACCGGCTTGCAGATCTTCGCCAGGACGGCTGAAACCTACATGCACGACCGTTCAGCCTTGACCGCCTATCTCGAGACGGTACGGCGGGTGTATCCCGTGTATCTCTGGCTTGCCGTCGCCGATGCGACGGGGACGATCATCGCTTCGACCGATCCGGCCAGTGTCGGAAAGGATCGCAGCCGGCAGCCCTGGTTCCAATTCGCCAGCGGCGAAGCTCAGGTCTATGTCGGTGAGGTCTCGTCCTCTCCGGACGCCGGCAAATCGCGGGTCGTCTCGATCGCCGCCCCGATCACCGATCGGCCGGGCCGGTTCGCCGGCGCCGTGGTCGCCCATGTCGGAATAGCAGCACTGGAGGATACGGCGGTCAGGAGCCTCCGCAGCTTCCAGGCTATGAAAGGATACTACGGTCGCCTCGAATATGAGCTGCTGACCAGCTCCGGAGAGGTGTTCGTGGATTCCCTCAAGCGGGGAGAGGAATCATTGAACCTCAAACACCTGGGGCTGCCGTCCGCGGAACTCCTCTCGGCAGGCAAGCCCGGCTACGTGAGCGAGATGCACCTCCGTCGCCACGTCCCCGTCCTCACCGGCTACGCCCAGACGGAGGGCTATGGCCGGTTCCCGGGACTGAAGTGGGGCATCCTCATTCGACTCGACGAACGCGACGTCCTCTCCCCGATCCGCAAGGTACAAAGGGTCCTGGCCCTCGTAGCCGCCCTGGTATTCGTCCCCGTCTTGGGGTTCCTTCTCTGGACCAGCGCTCGGCTCCGTCGCGAGGGGGCCCAGGCGCAGGAACAGCACGCCCGCGCGCAGGAAGCCGAGCAGAGAATCCGCGACATCGTCGAGCACAGCACGAACCTGTTCTATTCGCACACCCCGGACCATGTCCTGACCTACCTGAGCCCTCAGGCTCGAACCTACCTCGGATACGATCCGGCGGAGGCCCGCATTAGATGGACAGAGTTTCTCACTGACAATCCCTGCAATCAAAAGGGCGTCGAGCTGACCCAGCGGGCCATTGACACGGGCCAGGCCCAGCCGCCCTATGAGCTGGAGCTCAAGACGAAGGACGGGCGCGTGATCTGTGTAGAAGTCCATGAAGCGCCCGTCGTGCGGGACGGCAAGACCGTGGCCGTCGTCGGCTCGCTGACCGACATCACCGAGCGCAAGAAAGCGGAAGCGGCTCTGCAGGAGGCCAACGCAAGGCTATCCGCGCTCATCAGCTCGTCGCCGCTCGCCATCGCCGTCCTGAATCCGGACGGCAGGGTGGGCCTGTGGAACCCGGCGGCGGAGGCCATGTTCGGCTGGACGCGCGACGAAATCATCGGGCGCTCGCTCCCGATCGTGCCCCCGGGCCGGATGGAAGAGCACCTAGCCCTCCGGTCCCGGACCTTGAAGGGCGAGGCTATCACCGGGATTGAGCTCGTCAGGCAGAAGAAGAGCGGAGCGTCGATCACGATCAGCCTGTCCACGGCCCCCTTGCGGGACTCCAACGGCACAATCACCGGCATCCTGGGCATCATGACCGACGTCACGCAGGCTAAACAGCTCGAGCACCACGCCCGGAGGTTGGAGCACATGGCACTGCTCGGCCAGTTGATGGGCGGGATCGCGCACGAGATCAAGAACCCCCTGTTCGTCCTGACCGGTTCCATGCAACTGCTGAACGACCGGCTGGCCAACAAGGAATATGCCGACCTTCGGGGCGATCTCGACAGGATGGACGAAGCCGCGAAGCGCATGATGCAGAGCATCCAGCGGTTCCTGACCCTGGCGCGGCCGGCCCCTCCGGCACAGGAGGTTTGCGCGGTGCAGGCCATCCTCCAGCAAACCCTGGACTTTCTGCGTCACGAATTTCTCACGAATCAGGTCAGTGTGGAGGCCAATCTCACCCCCGATCTCCCTTCTATTGAGTCCGATCCGAGGCTGCTCCAAGAGGTCTTCCTGAACCTCGTTGTGAACGCGGTCCAGGCCATGCGCGAGGCGCACGGGAAGGGGAAGCTGACCGCGTCTCCGCGTCCCCGCGTCCCCGCGTCGGATCATGCAGGACACGGCGACACGGAGAAGGGGCGACGCAGCGACATTGACCACTGGATTGAAGTCAGGATCCAGGACGACGGGCCGGGGGTCGCGCCGGAGCACCGGGACAAGCTCTTCGAGCCCTTCTTCACAACGAAGCCGCCCGGCATCGGCACCGGGCTCGGCCTCTGGACCGTGCGCTCTAACCTGACCACGCTCGGCGGCGCCGTGACCTTCGAGACCGAGGTCGGACAGGGCACCACCTTCATCGTCCGACTGCCTCTGGTGAGAGAACAGACGCGGGGATGGGGGGGACACGGAGGCGCGGTGAGTGAGAACCGACGCAGAGACACGGCGAAGGGGTGA
- a CDS encoding sodium:calcium antiporter: MPWLVFLLSAVAVVLAGTKLSEYGDEISELTGLGRLWIGVVFMAAATSLPEVFTTVSAAWLGAPNLAAGDLFGAVMTNMLTLGIIDLVHRQKRVWQQAALGHTLVASLAMALVGLAALFVTVKLNVALWGIGLDSSLLILVYVLGMRVVFRQEDVERRRREQERIVEALEAAEARTEGRKAELRRAAVGFAASALALLAAAPFLASSAREIADLTGIGTTLIGTTLVALTTSLPELVTSLAAVRLGAFDLAVGNLFGSNAFNMSAFFFADLAYRSGPLLGSVQGAHVATALFGILLMNVGLMGIIYRAEKRFLFIEPDSLLMIVGYTLGIWVLFRLAG, translated from the coding sequence ATGCCCTGGTTGGTCTTCCTCCTCAGCGCCGTCGCCGTCGTCCTCGCCGGGACGAAACTCTCGGAGTACGGCGATGAGATCTCGGAACTCACCGGCCTCGGCCGCCTGTGGATCGGCGTGGTCTTCATGGCCGCCGCCACCTCCCTGCCGGAAGTGTTCACCACCGTGAGCGCCGCCTGGCTGGGCGCCCCGAACCTGGCGGCCGGGGACCTTTTCGGCGCGGTCATGACCAACATGTTGACCTTGGGGATCATTGACCTGGTCCATCGCCAGAAGCGCGTGTGGCAGCAGGCGGCCCTCGGGCATACGCTGGTCGCCTCCCTGGCCATGGCACTGGTCGGCCTCGCCGCCCTGTTCGTCACGGTGAAGCTCAACGTGGCCCTCTGGGGCATCGGGCTCGACAGCTCGCTGCTCATCCTCGTCTACGTCCTGGGCATGCGGGTTGTGTTTCGTCAGGAGGACGTGGAACGCCGGCGGAGGGAGCAGGAACGGATCGTGGAGGCGCTGGAGGCGGCGGAAGCGCGGACCGAAGGCCGGAAGGCCGAGCTTCGCCGGGCGGCGGTCGGCTTCGCCGCCTCCGCCCTGGCTCTGCTGGCCGCCGCGCCGTTCCTGGCCTCCTCGGCCAGGGAGATCGCCGACCTGACCGGCATCGGCACGACGCTCATCGGCACGACGCTGGTCGCCCTCACCACGTCGCTGCCGGAGCTGGTCACCTCGCTGGCCGCCGTGCGCCTGGGCGCCTTCGACCTGGCCGTGGGCAACCTCTTCGGCAGCAACGCCTTCAACATGAGCGCGTTCTTCTTCGCGGACCTGGCCTACCGGTCCGGGCCCCTGCTCGGCTCCGTACAGGGCGCGCACGTCGCCACGGCCCTGTTCGGCATTCTCCTGATGAACGTGGGGCTGATGGGGATCATCTACCGGGCGGAGAAGCGCTTTCTCTTCATCGAGCCGGACAGCCTGCTCATGATCGTGGGCTACACTCTGGGGATTTGGGTCCTGTTCCGGCTGGCGGGATGA